The genomic DNA TTTTGAACTTTTTAAAAACCATATTTTTGCACTATACGCATTAGTTATTGTTTCTTCGGTTGTAAATGTTTTTGATGCGATTAAAAACAGTGTTGTTTCAGGATTCACTTTTTTTAACACTTCAGTAAGATGAGTCCCATCTATATTTGAAACAAAATGTATATTTAAATGATTTTTGTATGGACGCAATGCTTCTGTTACCATATACGGACCTAAATCAGAGCCTCCAATACCTATATTGACAATATCTGTAATAGACTTTCCAGTATAACCTTTCCATTTCCCAGTAATGACTAGTTCTGAAAATTTTTTCATTTTTTTTAATACATGATTAACTCCTAACATAACATTATAATTATCTACAAAAATTGGTGAATTTTTTTTATTTCGCAAAGCGATATGTAATACAGGACGATTTTCTGTTTTATTTATTTTTTCCCCACAAAACATTAATTTAACTGCTTTTTTAACATCCATTTCCTTAGCTAAATTTAATAAATATTTTAAAGTATCTTCAGTAATTCGATTTTTTGAAAAATCAACTAACATTTCATTTTGAAAACAAATAGAAAATTTCTGAAATCTGTGAGAATCATGTAAAAAAAGATCTTTTAAATGCATATTTTTTACTGTATTGAAATGATTTTTTAAAATATCCCAAGATCTAGTTTGGGTGAAATTTTTATATTTCATTTGAATAATCTCTTAAACAATTTATAAATATTTAATTATTATACTATAATTTTAAAATGTCTAAAAATTATTAAAATTTCATAAAATTTTAATGTTTTAAAATACAAATGTTATATAATCAATAAGAACCTAATAAAAAAATAAAATTAAAACACTATGAAATTGAATAATCAAAATTTAATTTGGATTGATTTAGAAATGACAGGACTCAACCTTAAAATCCATCGAATTATCGAAATCGCTACTTTAATTACAGATAGTGAATTAAATATAATTGCAAAAGGACCCGTTATTGCTATTAATCAAACAGAAAAAAATATGTTACTAATGAATAGCTGGAATAAAAAAACTCATATGAAAACTGGATTAGTTGATAAAGTTAAAAAAAGCATTTATAATGAGTCAAAAGCCGAATCTAAAACAATATTTTTTTTAAAACAATGGGTTGATTCAAAAATATCTCCTATGTGTGGAAATAGTATTTATCAAGATCGAAAATTTTTAGCTAAATATATGCCAAATTTAGAAAACTACTTTCACTATCGTTGTATTGATGTAAGTACAATTAAAGAATTAGTATATCGTTGGCATCCAAAAATAAAAAAATTTAAAAAAAAAAACACTCTGCATTAGATGATATACAAGAATCAATAATGGAATTAAATTTTTATAAAAAAATATTTTTTAATATTTCCTACTAGATCAAAAAATAATGATAAATTAAATTTTTAAAAGTAAAGCTTGATTAATAAGTTTTATAAATATAAAATATTAAAATATAAATATTTTTGCGGGAATAGCTCAGTTGGTAGAGTACAACCTTGCCAAGGTTGGGGTCGCGAGTTCGAATCTCGTTTCCCGCTCCAGATATTACAATGAATATTGCTAAAAAATTAAGGAAAGTGTATGATTTTTCATTATCCCTGTAAATGGATAATTTTAGCTTGTTTATTAATGAATTTTCAAGGTAAGCTTCAAAAAAATATTACTGATAAAACCAAATTTCTAAAAACAAATATTTATCAAAAAAAAAAATATTTCTTTAAAAAATTTTAAAAATCAATTAACAAATACAAAAAAAATTACGATCTTAATAGATCCAGGACATGGCGGGCAAGATCCAGGATCCATAGGACATAAGGGACTGAAAGAAAAAGAAGTAAATTTAAACATTGCTATTCAATTAAAAAAATTATTAAATAATAATGAATTATTTCACGCTTTTTTAACACGTAATAATGACACTTACCTATCTTTAAAAAAAAGAAAAGATTTCTCCAAATATCGAAATGTAGATTTATTACTATCTATTCACGTAGATTCTTCAATGAAATCATATGTATCAGGATCATCAATTTGGATTGTATCAAATAATCGAATGCAGCGTGAAATTCATAATTTCATACAGAACAAAAAAGAAAAAATTTATCTTAATAAAAGTATTGAAGAAATATTTAAAAATAACAAAAATGATATATATTTAAAAAAAACTATTCTTGATTTGCAATTAAATGATTTTAAAACTATGGAAATTAACTTATCAGAATTTATATTTCAAGAATTAAAAAAAATTGTTAAAATTAATAAAATCAAACCACAATATGCTAGTCTAGGAATATTAAGCTCTATAAATACACCTTCTATTTTAATTGAAACTGGATTTATCACCAATTTCGAAGAAGAGAAAAAATTAAAAACAATTGCCTATCAAAAAAACATTGCTAATGCTCTTTATATTTCATTAAAAAATTATTTCCAAAAAAATCTATATCTAAAAAATAAATAAAATAGTTTTTTATCAAATATTTTTAAGCATCGAAATATTATTTAAGATGCTTAAATTGAAAAATTTTTATTTTACATGATCAATAAAAAAATGATAATTTTACATCGTTTCTTCTTGAGTTATTTTAAAACGCTTTTTAAATCTTTCAACACGTCCTCCAGTATCAATAATTCTTTGTTTTCCAGTATAAAATGGATGACATTTTGAACATATATCTAGATTTAGATTATGATTAACAGTTGAAAAAATTTCGATTGTATTTCCACATGAACAAGTAGCTGTTATCTGAGAATAATGAGGATGTATTTTTTTTTTCATAGAAAGTTTTCCTAAATGCATTAAAATATATATTCTATTATACAATCATTAATATATTAATTATTAATTTTTTTAAAAATAAAAAGCAAAATATGTACAAAAATCAAAACAAAATTAATTCAATGTATTTTAAAAATAAAAAAAAAAAAATCAAATTTAATAAATATAATTTGTTTACTATTTTACTCACAATAATTGTTTTTTTAACTTTTTTAAATATATTTTCAAAAAAAACAAATCATACAGAAAAAAAAGAACTTATTCAAAAAAAAGAAGATGAAAATACATTGCCTGATAAGCCAAAAGAAAGATGGAAGTATATTAAAAAATTAAAAAATTTATAAAATATATTATTCTTATATTTTCATTCATTAAAAATTTTAATATTACCGTTTTCAAAAATTTCAATTAACTGCTTAGTTGAAATAATATTAAATTTTTATACAAGTCTAAATACCAACGTTATTTTAAGAGGCTTTTCTTGTGACCACAATACTAAGTGTCAGATTAAAAAATAAAGTAGTAATCGGAGGTGATGGACAAGCAACTTTAGGCAATACTATTATGAAAAGTAATGTCAAAAAAATTAGAACTCTTTATCATGAAAAAGTAATTGCAGGTTTTGCTGGAGGAACTGCAGATGCATTTACTTTATTTGATATGTTTGAAAAAAAACTATCTATATATCAGGGCCAGTTGCAACGATCGGCTATTGAATTAGCAAAAGATTGGCGATCCGATAAAATGCTTAGAAAACTAGAAGCTTTATTAGCAGTGGCTGATAAAGACACTTCATTAATTATCACGGGCAACGGAGATGTAATACAACCTGAAGATGATTTAATTGCAATTGGATCTGGAGGAACGTATGCTCAATCCGCTGCTCGAGCTTTAATAGAAAACACCAACCTTAATGCTAAAACAATCGTAGAAAAATCATTAAAAATTGCCGCAAATATTTGTATATATACTAATCATATTTTTACTATAAAAGAACTACTGTCAGAAAAGTAAGGATTATTTATATGTCTGAAATGACCCCCCCCCAAATTGTTGCTGAACTTGATAAATTCATTGTTGGTCAGCAAAAAGCAAAAAAAGCAGTATCTATTGCGTTAAGAAATCGTTGGCGCAGAATGCAGCTAAATCATGAACTAAGACAAGAAATTACACCTAAAAATATTTTAATGATTGGACCTACCGGAGTTGGAAAAACAGAAATTGCTAGAAGATTAGCTAAATTAGCTAATTCTCCATTTATTAAAGTAGAAGCAACAAAATTTACCGAAGTAGGATACGTGGGAAAAGAAGTAGATTCAATTATTAGAGATTTAACAGATGCTGCTATTAAAATGATTCGTATTCAAAAAATTGAACAAAATAAAGTTAGAGTAGAAGAAATCGTTGAAGAAAGAATACTAGATATTTTAGTTCCAAGACCTAAAAATAACTGGTCAGAAAATGAAAAAAATGAAAGATTATTAAATACTTTACAAATATTTCGAAAAAAATTAAGAGAAGGAGTTCTTGATGATAAAGAAATTGAAATCAACTTATTATCTACTACTATGGGTGTTGAAATTATGGCGCCTCCCGGTATGGAAGAATTAACTAGCCAACTTCAATCTTTATTTCAAAATTTAGGAGGTCATAAAAAAAACACCAGAAGATTAAAAATTAAAGATGCAATTTTATTATTAAAAGAAGAAGAAGCATCAAAATTAGTTAATCTAGAAGACATTAAGAAAGAAGCTATTAATGCTGTCGAGCAACATGGAATAGTATTTATTGATGAAATTGACAAAATATGTAGACGTAGTGATATATCCGGACCTGATATTTCCAGAGAAGGTGTGCAAAGAGATTTACTCCCATTAATTGAAGGATGTACTGTATCTACAAAATATGGAATGGTAAAAACAGATCATATTTTATTTATTACATCTGGTGCATTTCAAACGTCTACACCTTCCGATTTAATACCAGAATTACAAGGTCGACTTCCCATTAAAGTAGAATTACAAGCGCTAACAATAGATGATTTTGAACGAATCTTAACCGAACCTACTGCATCAATTACAACTCAATATAAAGCACTACTAGAAACAGAAGGCGTGTATATACATTTTACTAAAGAAGGCATTCGAAATATTGCAGAATCAGCATGGAAAGTTAATGAATCCATGGAAAATATAGGGGCTAGAAGATTACATACAATATTAGAGAAGTTAATGGAAGATATTTCATTTCATGCTCGTGATAACATTGGAAATACAATTAAAATAGATTCAAATTATGTCAGCAAACATTTAGACAAATTAATATCGAACGAAGATCTTAGTCGTTTTATTTTATAAAACAATTAAAATATTTATCCATTAAACGTTATTAAAAATGGATGAATATTTTTTATTTATATATTAATATTGAAAAAGTAAAAAAAGATCATATATAATAAAAAAAACTTTTTTAAACCTTAAAAATATCATAAAAAATATATTTTATAATAAAAGGAGTTTTTTATGTCTTATCGTTCATTTTCTTTTTTACCAGATGTTAATCATAATAGTATTTTTTCAAATAGATTTAATCAAATTGATAAAATGTTTAGCACATTAACAGGGGAAAAACCACTTTCAGATTCACCATTGTATAACTTCATTCAAATAAATGAGAAAAAATATACATTAATATTAAGTGTTCCTGGATATGAAGAAAAAGAATTAGATATCTCTGTTCATAACAATCAACTTGTAATTCAAGGGAAAAAAGACAAAAATAATCAAAATAATAAAAAAATACAAAAATATTTACATAAAGATATTATATTTGGAAATTTTTCTTTAAGCTTTAATTTCGATTATAAAATACAAGTAAATAAAGCAAATTTATTTTTAGGATTGTTAGAATTAAATCTTGAATGTCAAATTCCAGATGAAGACAAACCTAAAAAAATATCTATTAATATTCCTAACAATACACAAATTAGAAACAAATCAAATATAAGTAATGTGTAAAAACAAAAAATTTTAGAAATCGTTGTACTTTATATTGTGAAAGTGCAACGATTTCCTAAAATAATTTAAATATATAGGAAATCTAAATGAACCCATGGATCGATGCAGAAATTTTAAAAATAAAAAAATGGACTAAAAATTTATTTAGTATTTTTTTAAAAGCAAATATATCAGAGTTTCAAGCTGGACAATTTACAAAATTAGCATTATTTGACAGTGATACAAATAAAAAAATTCAACGGGCATATTCATTTGTAAATGCTCCTAGCAATAAAAATTTAGAAATCTATATTGCACGTATTAAAAATGGAAAACTAAGCAATCTTTTATATAATTTAAAAAAAGGCGATAATGTTTTCATTAAAAAATATTCATTTGGATTTTTTATTTTAAACGAAATACCTACTTGTGAAATATTATGGATGCTTGCAACTGGAACTGCTATTGGTCCTTATTGTTCAATCTTAGAAGAAAATAAAGATCTGGATAGATTTAAACACGTTGTTTTGGTCCATGCTGTAAGGTATCAAAACGAGTTAACATATCTTCCTTTAATGCAAAAACTACATTCTAAATACAATGGAAAGTTAAAAATTCAAACTATAGTGAGTAGGGAAAAAAATAATAATTCTTTATTAGGAAGAATTCCTTTTTTACTACAAACTGAAATATTAGAAAAAAAAATTGGATTAGAAATGAATTGTAAAAATTCACATGTTATGTTATGTGGAAATCCAAATATGGTAAAAGAAACATGCTCATTATTACATACTCTCAAAAACATGAATAAACATTTAAGAAAAAAAAATGGTCATATTACTACGGAAAATTATTGGTAAATTTATTTAGCAACGATCAAAGGAAAATGAAATAACTTCCTCAATATTTTTTTTATTTAATGCAATCATTATTAAACGATCTATACCTATTGCAACTCCTGAGCACGGGGGTAAACCGTAATATATTGCGTTTAAAAAGTTGTTATCTATTTTTTGAAGAGTTAAATTCATTTCATATCTTTTCTTATTATTATTAATTAAACGTTCTTTATTTTCTAAATAATTTGTTAGTTCGTAAAATCCATTTCCTAATTCAATTCCTTTAAAAAATATTTCAAATCTTTCTGCAACACGATGATCTTTATTATTCACAGCGGCAAGCGAGGCTTGTGCTACGGGAAAATTATATATAAATACAGGTTTTTCTTGTCCTAGAAGAGGCTCTATTATTAGAGTAAATAACGTTTCAATTAATGTATTTAAATTTTTTTCAGAAAATGTCAAATGTGCTAAATTAAATTTTTTTGAAATTTTATGCAATTCAGAAAGTTGAGTAGAAAATGGATCTACATTTAAATATTTTATAAATACATCTTGATAAGAAATTTTTTCTGATTTTTTAAATTGTAAAACATCTTGAAAAAATAAATCTATTTGATAAATAAATTTTTTCATAGAACATGAATTTTGATACCATTCAAGAATAGTAAATTCTGGATTATGATATTGACCATATTCTTGATTTCTAAAACTATGACATATTTGATATATTGGTCCACTTTTAGCTGCTAACAAACGTTTCATATGATATTCTGGACTAGTTATCAACCATAATTTTAACTGATTTAAATTATTTTCTGAAGAAAAATAATTAGTTTCAAAAGGTATTAAATTTATATCGGTAACTGTCGCTTTGGATAATAAAGGAGTCTCTACCTCTAAAATTTTTTTTTCTAAAAAAAATGAACGAATTTTGGTAATAATTTCTGATCTTTTAACTAAATCTTGAATCGAAGCACTAGGTTTCCAACTTTTTTTCATATAATATCCCTTTTAAATTTATATAAAATAAAATTTTATATTTTATTACAATTTAAATATAAATCATTTACAAATAAAATAATAAAAAAATGAAAAAAACAGCAATATATCCAGGTACATTTGATCCAATCACATATGGACATTTAGATATTATAACGCGTGCAATAAAAATTTTTGATAATATAATTATTGCTATTTCTTGTACTAATTTAAATAAAAAAACTATTTTTAGTTTAAAAGAACGTATTGAACTGACTAGATTAGCAACTATGAATCTTAAAAATATAAAAAAAATAGTTGGATTCAACGATTTATTAGCTAATTTAGCAAAAAAAGAAAAAACTAATATTTTAATTAGAGGAGTACGTACAATATTTGATTTTGATTATGAAATAAAGTTAGCAGCTATAAATAAACAAATATATCCTGAATTAGATAGTATATTTTTACTATCATCTAAAGAAGTTTCATTTATATCATCATCTTTTGTTAAAGAAATCGCAAAATATAAAGGTAATGTAAAACCATATCTTCCAAAAGAAATACATTTTGCTTTATTAAAAAAAATTTCAAAAACATGATATTTTAAACTTTAATTTTTTAAAATAATAGGGTATAAAACCCTATTATTTTTTAATAAAATATTTTTAAAACATTAGTGCACAAAATATGAATGTTTTATTATTGGTGCTTGTGTATATGAAAAAATAACGCTTGTTTTTACTCCAAAAGAATGAGATTTTATTATTCCATTTCTATCAATAGAATTAAAATCAGACATATTGGTAGCAATTATTTTAATATTTCCATCCTCTAAATGAGTGATATCATAATAATTTTTTGCACGTAAAATACGAGCATTTTCTAATTCTGGATGTTCAGCAATTAATTTTAAATAAGATTCTTTTAATAATTTTGGATTTGCATATTGAGAAATAAATTTTTGCTCTATATCGTTAGTAATTAATTGTTTGAAACTTTTAATCATTTCTTCTTTTGTTGAAGAGGCGATTAGATGACCATCAATAAAAAAAACAGCAGAACTAAAATCAATCATAAAATATTTATTTAAATGTTCTGGAATCTCTAATTTTTCATATACATCTTGATAAGAAGAGATCGTTGTTCCATCTGCTTTCGGAGCTGTTGGAGCTTCAAAAACTGTCCAAATATTTTTATTATTTGCAAAATAATTATAATGAGATTTTTCAATACTTCTGTTCATTTTATCTTTAAATTTTTGATTTAGTTGTAAATTTTTTGTTCGTACATATAGATTAAAATTTTCATCTAAATCTTCTGGATACTGTATTTTAAAATTTTCTTCTTTTGGAATTTCAACGTTTAAATCAGGAAAAGAACTTTCATATTCCGGATGTTTAGGATTATGATTTAGTTTGTTAACTACTCTTAATCTTCCATTAATTCTTATTCTTTCAATTAAAGCATGTATAAATTTTTTTGAAGATTCAATGCTTTTTTTTAATTTTTTTACATATTTGATTAAATTATCGATTCTATCATTTACTGCTTTTGTAGATTCATCCATAGATGATCCCATAATAAATCGATAACCTGCATCAAATATATTTTTAAATGTAGTACCATTAAATAAATTTATAGCTTCATTTTTAATAAATTCATAAGTTTCGCAAACTTGCTTTTTAATTTCATGAATTATAGATTTAGCTAATTTTATAAAATCAATGCTATTAAATGTTTCTTTAATGCAATCTATTAACTGATTAAAAGTTTTTGGAAAAAATTCTAAAATAATTTGAAGAGTGGATTTAGAGGGGACTTCTTCAGTGTTTTCGGAAGATGTTGAGGAAGGTTGTTCAGAAGAAGTTTTTTTTTCACAGAGTTTTCTGTGTCTAATTGATAATCGATATCAATATCAATTTCATTATTTTCTATTGCTTTTTTTTTTATAATTTCTAAATCAGATAAGCATTTATCATATAACTTTTCTAATTTAATTAAATTCATCTCAGTTTTAGATGATTCAATAGTTATTTTTCCGTCTTTATTGCTGTTTTCTTTGTTGATTTTATTGTTTCGACTATCTTCTTCAATAGTTTTACGAATACGATCAAGATCTTTAGGATCTATTTTGATAGTTTCATGT from Buchnera aphidicola (Aphis aurantii) includes the following:
- a CDS encoding N-acetylmuramoyl-L-alanine amidase, which encodes MGHKGLKEKEVNLNIAIQLKKLLNNNELFHAFLTRNNDTYLSLKKRKDFSKYRNVDLLLSIHVDSSMKSYVSGSSIWIVSNNRMQREIHNFIQNKKEKIYLNKSIEEIFKNNKNDIYLKKTILDLQLNDFKTMEINLSEFIFQELKKIVKINKIKPQYASLGILSSINTPSILIETGFITNFEEEKKLKTIAYQKNIANALYISLKNYFQKNLYLKNK
- the rpmE gene encoding 50S ribosomal protein L31, encoding MKKKIHPHYSQITATCSCGNTIEIFSTVNHNLNLDICSKCHPFYTGKQRIIDTGGRVERFKKRFKITQEETM
- the hslV gene encoding ATP-dependent protease subunit HslV, with translation MTTILSVRLKNKVVIGGDGQATLGNTIMKSNVKKIRTLYHEKVIAGFAGGTADAFTLFDMFEKKLSIYQGQLQRSAIELAKDWRSDKMLRKLEALLAVADKDTSLIITGNGDVIQPEDDLIAIGSGGTYAQSAARALIENTNLNAKTIVEKSLKIAANICIYTNHIFTIKELLSEK
- the hslU gene encoding HslU--HslV peptidase ATPase subunit; its protein translation is MSEMTPPQIVAELDKFIVGQQKAKKAVSIALRNRWRRMQLNHELRQEITPKNILMIGPTGVGKTEIARRLAKLANSPFIKVEATKFTEVGYVGKEVDSIIRDLTDAAIKMIRIQKIEQNKVRVEEIVEERILDILVPRPKNNWSENEKNERLLNTLQIFRKKLREGVLDDKEIEINLLSTTMGVEIMAPPGMEELTSQLQSLFQNLGGHKKNTRRLKIKDAILLLKEEEASKLVNLEDIKKEAINAVEQHGIVFIDEIDKICRRSDISGPDISREGVQRDLLPLIEGCTVSTKYGMVKTDHILFITSGAFQTSTPSDLIPELQGRLPIKVELQALTIDDFERILTEPTASITTQYKALLETEGVYIHFTKEGIRNIAESAWKVNESMENIGARRLHTILEKLMEDISFHARDNIGNTIKIDSNYVSKHLDKLISNEDLSRFIL
- a CDS encoding Hsp20 family protein translates to MSYRSFSFLPDVNHNSIFSNRFNQIDKMFSTLTGEKPLSDSPLYNFIQINEKKYTLILSVPGYEEKELDISVHNNQLVIQGKKDKNNQNNKKIQKYLHKDIIFGNFSLSFNFDYKIQVNKANLFLGLLELNLECQIPDEDKPKKISINIPNNTQIRNKSNISNV
- a CDS encoding FAD-binding oxidoreductase, whose amino-acid sequence is MNPWIDAEILKIKKWTKNLFSIFLKANISEFQAGQFTKLALFDSDTNKKIQRAYSFVNAPSNKNLEIYIARIKNGKLSNLLYNLKKGDNVFIKKYSFGFFILNEIPTCEILWMLATGTAIGPYCSILEENKDLDRFKHVVLVHAVRYQNELTYLPLMQKLHSKYNGKLKIQTIVSREKNNNSLLGRIPFLLQTEILEKKIGLEMNCKNSHVMLCGNPNMVKETCSLLHTLKNMNKHLRKKNGHITTENYW
- the epmA gene encoding elongation factor P--(R)-beta-lysine ligase, whose product is MKKSWKPSASIQDLVKRSEIITKIRSFFLEKKILEVETPLLSKATVTDINLIPFETNYFSSENNLNQLKLWLITSPEYHMKRLLAAKSGPIYQICHSFRNQEYGQYHNPEFTILEWYQNSCSMKKFIYQIDLFFQDVLQFKKSEKISYQDVFIKYLNVDPFSTQLSELHKISKKFNLAHLTFSEKNLNTLIETLFTLIIEPLLGQEKPVFIYNFPVAQASLAAVNNKDHRVAERFEIFFKGIELGNGFYELTNYLENKERLINNNKKRYEMNLTLQKIDNNFLNAIYYGLPPCSGVAIGIDRLIMIALNKKNIEEVISFSFDRC
- the coaD gene encoding pantetheine-phosphate adenylyltransferase — its product is MKKTAIYPGTFDPITYGHLDIITRAIKIFDNIIIAISCTNLNKKTIFSLKERIELTRLATMNLKNIKKIVGFNDLLANLAKKEKTNILIRGVRTIFDFDYEIKLAAINKQIYPELDSIFLLSSKEVSFISSSFVKEIAKYKGNVKPYLPKEIHFALLKKISKT